In Flavobacterium luteolum, the DNA window AGTTACATGCCGTAAATCCGAAAATCAATGTTACAGCGAACATTGAAAGTGTTGATTTTAAGTTCATAATTAAAGTTTGGTTATTTAATAAGTTAACAACGCAAAACTCAATATTATTTGTAGGAAAAAAGTTGAACAAGTTCAAACTTTCGTAAAAAAATCTATTAAATATGTTTTTTTAACACTTCTAAATTTACAAAAATGTATTTTATGTCTATTTTTACGTAATCGATTACATTAATTTAAGCCCCTAATTAATAATGAGTTGAAAAAACAAATTTAACCTCACCAAAAACCACAAAAACCACAAGATGTACAACCTACTAAGAACCAACATTGAGCGAAAGATTCCGCTCACAGATGAAGAATGGAATATTATTGTTTCCAAAGCAGAACTCATTAAACTGAAGAAAAATCAATTCCTACAAGTCCAGAATTCGAATAGCAGTTACGAAGGATTTATTTTGAAAGGATCTTTCAAAACCTACATTCTAAATGAAAACGGAACAGAAACGGTCATTTTTTTCTCATTCGAAGACGAATGGATTTGCGATCTGGAAAGTTTCTACCATCAAAAACCAACCACATACAATATTAAAGCCATAGAAGACAGTGAAATAGTAGTCATCAATAAAATGCAGAAAGCATATTTGTTCGCTGTAATTCCGAAACTCATTAAGTTTCATGTCATGATGATCGAACGTGCCAATGTCGCCATTCAGCAGCGGCTTTTAGATGTGCTCCATAAAACCTCCAAACAACGCTATTTGGATTTTAAAGAACGTTACCCGCAAAAAGTAACTTCGATAAACAATAAGAATTTGTCTTCTTATTTGGGCGTTTCGCACGAGTTTCTTTCGAAGATTAAGAGAACGGTTTCTTAGTTTTTAAGGTTCAAAGGTGCAGAGACGCGAAGTGATAAAGGTTTTTCTGTAGAGACGCACTGCTGTGCGTCTCACGCGTTATATGAAAATCTCGCAATCCCGATAGCTATCGGAAGCAGAGACGCAAAGTTTTATTCTCAAAGTTATACGCAATCTTGTCATTTCGACGAAGGAGAAATCTTCACGAGAAGCTCGACAAAGATTGGATTATCATTGCGGAGTTACTTGCGAAGATTTCTCCTTCGTCGAAATGACAAACTACATGGGAAATTTATATAAAAACTTCGCACCTTTGTCCCGATAGCTATCGGGATCGTGGCAAAAAAACTTGATTAAAAATTCATAATCCCAAAAAGGCATTCAGTAGAAAAATGAAGCATTATATTTTCCTTTTCTTCATTTTCAATAACCAATAAATCACTGGTTTCTAAATGGTACGACTTTTCATTAATTGTAATAACTGTAGTCTCTAAAGAAAACAAAATAATTATTTCAGCATTACAATTCTGATTGCGATTTGCAATTTCCAGTTTATGATAGGATATTTTTTCAGAAACCATCCAATTAAAATCAGTGCCTTTGGTGAAAGAAGTTACTTCATCATCCGAATTAAATTCCATGATTTCATACTTCCCGTATGCCTTTTTTTCTTTGTTTACCTCAACATCTAAGTCGTTATCAAGCATAACCAGATATCGGTGATAGCCTTTAAATTTGGTAAACTCTGAAGGCGTTTGCTCTATTGTAGCACTGCTTATTCTAAATGCGAAATCTCTATTGGCATAAATGGCTGTTTTTGGATAAATCATATATTCATACGTCAATCCGCCACTCCAAATAGAGGGGTTAGTATTTTTTTTAGAGAAAAGCTGTATGTTCATTTATTGAATGTTTTATTTAGAGAAAATTTGTCGTTTGTTTGAAGAGCTCGTGTTGTAACTATTTTGAACCATATAAGTTATATAAGATAATGTAAGGTTTGTCTAAAAAAGGAATCTAGCAAAGTTTTTTTAGGCAAAGTTTACATACAGTTTGTCATTTCGAGGAACGAGAAATCTTCGCGAGAAGCTCTACAAAGATTGGATTCTCGTTGCGGAGTTACTTACGAAGATTTGCTTTGCCTGTTCGCTATCGCTCGAGTCTCGTTCCTCGAAATGACAAGATTGGGTATATAATGCATGAAATAAAACTTAGCGAATCTCTGCGTAATTTTTTGCGAATCTTTGTGGTATAACCCTACA includes these proteins:
- a CDS encoding HutD family protein, which produces MNIQLFSKKNTNPSIWSGGLTYEYMIYPKTAIYANRDFAFRISSATIEQTPSEFTKFKGYHRYLVMLDNDLDVEVNKEKKAYGKYEIMEFNSDDEVTSFTKGTDFNWMVSEKISYHKLEIANRNQNCNAEIIILFSLETTVITINEKSYHLETSDLLVIENEEKENIMLHFSTECLFGIMNF
- a CDS encoding Crp/Fnr family transcriptional regulator, giving the protein MYNLLRTNIERKIPLTDEEWNIIVSKAELIKLKKNQFLQVQNSNSSYEGFILKGSFKTYILNENGTETVIFFSFEDEWICDLESFYHQKPTTYNIKAIEDSEIVVINKMQKAYLFAVIPKLIKFHVMMIERANVAIQQRLLDVLHKTSKQRYLDFKERYPQKVTSINNKNLSSYLGVSHEFLSKIKRTVS